ttgtaaatatttaatttcttttctaaatttaCAGATTTCattgatgaatttttaattttatttaatgttttctgtattttttttgaaaaaaaaaaaaattaataacaaaattaaaaataaaaatgtttaaaaataaataaaaaaataaaaataaaataaataatacttACATCATATTCGAAttgtaaattttcaattaattgagTTTGATTTgcatttgatttttcaatgaattgattttcttttggtaaataaataaattgtgaTCTAATTTGATCAATTTCTTCTAAAATCTCATTACTACTTGGTAATGgttgttttaattcttgtttGATTTGTTCGATTTCATCTCGAATTAATTTATCAGCAAATTCCAATTCGgtatttgtaaaataatcataattctcatatttttcatcattatcattaatgcTGTTATTGTCAATGTCAtcatggtgatgatgatgattatcatcatcatcatcatcatcaaatgttgatgatggtgtaattgaatcatttgggaaagttttattatcatGAGAGATAAttctattaatttcttttaatattctTAATTCATCttgattaatattattgttattgttattgttattatttttattaattgggAATAAGTTTCTTGATCTTggtaaatttctttttaatacaGTTGATCTATTtcttaatttaaattgttccTTATGTttaagttgttgttgttctctAATGTGAATTTCTGAATTATCCAATTCCAATGTAGTATCATCCTCAATGGTTGGTAGTTCCGATGGTAATTCTAATTTATATTCAATGGTTGGTGATGGCAAgttctttaaatttgataataattgattctttCCTTGTTGTCTCTTAAATTTATCTTCAATTGCAAATTCATTACTATCATTTAAACTTTGTTTCTTATTATGTTGTGTTGGTGTTTGATTTGCTAATGGATTTGGTGTTCTAAATGGTGTGGAATTATTTACACTCTTTGGTAATGGTGTTTGTGAAACATTTGGACCAGCACCACCCTTTAATGGTGTTTGTGCATTTGATAATGCTAATAGATTTTGAGCTTCACTCATAATTGTATCTTGTTTCATTGGTGttctaatattatttgtattgttGTTTGCAGCAgttgaagaaattgaagCAGTTCTTGGTGCAGGTAATGGGAattcaccaacaccaacaccaccactaccaccaccactaccactaccatttAATTTCTCATAATCTGAAATCTCTTGGATATCATCATCAGTTAATTGTGGTTCAGGTAATTGTAATTTCgttcttttaattgaatgCTCTacatcatttgattttgaagtCTCTGAAATCAATTGTGGtaaattaaagatttcttttttactctttttaatatcttccaatttattcaatttctCTTGTCTTTGTAAATAGTTTGGATTTTCAATTTGATCAACTCTCTTTCCAATAAATGATGCATCCTTATTTGGTTCATCACGTAACTCTTCATCTGGTACATCATAAAATCCTGCCtttggttttaaataaaatggtaTCTCTTTACTAATATCCCAACTTTTTTCTTTACCTTTTTTCTTTGGATTATAACTTTAGGAgtgtaataaaataaaataaaaaaaaaaaaaaaaaaaaaaaataaaaataaagttagtttaaaatatatatatatatatatatatataaattaaataataataataacaataataatattactttATACCAGCAGCTTTTAATTCTCTCTTCTTTTGTAAAAATGCTAATCTTCTTGCTTCTTCTAATTGTTTCTCtctaaattttcttttctcttttttacCTTGAGTATTTGAAAGACGTGCTTTTGCTTCTGATAAtgtttctttttcatcttcatccaTATCAATTGGATCGGGTTTTGCTGGTTTAGTTTCTGGTGTTGGGTCAATATCACCCATTCTTAAACGACGTGGATCATTTTCGCctgttgtagtagttgtagtagtagtggttccaccaccaccactaccaccaccattttcattatccTGCTGTCTTTGAACTTCATCTAATAATCTATTATAACGTTCTAAACATTGGGATGCAGTTCTACCAACTAATGGTGCAATTGTTTTCCATTGACTTGGAAATATTTTAGCTAAATGTAAAAGTTtctcttcctcttctttaCTCCAttcagtttttttaatacttgGATCTAACCATTCATGCCATCTTGCTTTACATTGTGCTGGTGATTTACGagttaataatgatgaaattctAGCCCACTGATTTAAACCATATTTCATAATTgcaacttttaaaatttcatcttcTGTATTTTTCCAAACTCCACCTTTTACAtttctcattttattttattttttatttttttatttttttatttttttatttatttgtttatttatttgtttatttatttatttatttatttttttatttatttttaaagtgGTTGTgacttttttgttttgtttttgtttttatttttttttttattaattttttttttttttttttttttttttttatttttttttattattattagaaaaatatttatatttacaaattaataaGAGTGATTTTGTGAGagtattttaattgaatagaGGTAAGTTTTCgtttgtttctttttctatCTCTCTTTGTTATTCAACTGTCTTACCAAATAtcgaaatatttttttttttttttttatttttaaattatttttttttaa
This region of Dictyostelium discoideum AX4 chromosome 3 chromosome, whole genome shotgun sequence genomic DNA includes:
- the cdc5l gene encoding myb domain-containing protein, with amino-acid sequence MRNVKGGVWKNTEDEILKVAIMKYGLNQWARISSLLTRKSPAQCKARWHEWLDPSIKKTEWSKEEEEKLLHLAKIFPSQWKTIAPLVGRTASQCLERYNRLLDEVQRQQDNENGGGSGGGGTTTTTTTTTGENDPRRLRMGDIDPTPETKPAKPDPIDMDEDEKETLSEAKARLSNTQGKKEKRKFREKQLEEARRLAFLQKKRELKAAGINYNPKKKGKEKSWDISKEIPFYLKPKAGFYDVPDEELRDEPNKDASFIGKRVDQIENPNYLQRQEKLNKLEDIKKSKKEIFNLPQLISETSKSNDVEHSIKRTKLQLPEPQLTDDDIQEISDYEKLNGSGSGGGSGGVGVGEFPLPAPRTASISSTAANNNTNNIRTPMKQDTIMSEAQNLLALSNAQTPLKGGAGPNVSQTPLPKSVNNSTPFRTPNPLANQTPTQHNKKQSLNDSNEFAIEDKFKRQQGKNQLLSNLKNLPSPTIEYKLELPSELPTIEDDTTLELDNSEIHIREQQQLKHKEQFKLRNRSTVLKRNLPRSRNLFPINKNNNNNNNNNINQDELRILKEINRIISHDNKTFPNDSITPSSTFDDDDDDDNHHHHHDDIDNNSINDNDEKYENYDYFTNTELEFADKLIRDEIEQIKQELKQPLPSSNEILEEIDQIRSQFIYLPKENQFIEKSNANQTQLIENLQFEYDKTLNKIKNSSMKSVNLEKKLNIYNGGYQNRSNTIIKNIDDMFDQLEQSEIEYQCFVALKNNESIQMEKRLKSIENQVYDQCEIESRLQQKYAQLLNEKNLLKKKLSIF